A window of Streptomyces profundus genomic DNA:
GCAGCCGAGGATCTTCACCCGGCGCACCCCCCGGGCGGCGCGGGCGTCCAGGTTGAGCCCACCCAGCCGGACGGTGGCGAAGCGGTCGTCGATCCGGCCGCGCAGCACCCGGTCGACGGCGTCGGGCTGCTCGGCGATCTCCTTGTGCATATAGGTGTCGTGGCCACCCATGTCATAGCTCTCCGCCTCCCACTCCACGGTGGTGGGCGCGGCGGCGGTGCGGCTGCCGTCGGTGGTGTAGGTGCGGTAGTCGTCGGCCTTGAGGGTGGCCATCTCGCCGTCGTCCAGGGTGATCACCTGGCGGGTGTGGCTGACCAGCGCCGCCACGTCGGAGGCGACGAACATCTCCTTCTCACCGATGCCGAGCACCACGGGGGAGCCGTTGCGGGCCACCACGATCCGGTCGGGGAACTCGGCGTGCAGCACCGCGATGCCGTAGGTGCCCTCGACATAGCGCAGCGCCTCGCGGACCTTCTCCTCCAGGGTGGCGGCCTGGGCGCGGGCGATCAGATGGGCCAGCACCTCGGTGTCGGTGTCGGAGGCCAGCGGGATGCCGTCGGCGGCGAGCTTGGCGCGCAGCTCGGCCGAGTTGTCGATGATGCCGTTGTGTACGACGGCGACCTGGCCGGCGCCGTCCAGGTGCGGGTGGGCGTTGGTGTCGTTGGGCGCCCCATGGGTGGCCCAGCGGGTGTGCGCGATGCCGGCGGTGCCGGCGAACCTGGCCGGCAGCCGCTGCTCCAGCTCGCGCACCCGGCCCGCGGCCTTCGTCGTCTTCAGCCCGCCGCCCTTGCCACTGCTGTGGATGGCGATACCGGCGGAGTCATAGCCTCGGTACTCAAGGCGTTGGAGGCCCTCCAGCAGGAGCGGGGCGACATCCCTTTTGCCGATATATCCAACGATTCCGCACATGGGGTTTCCTCCTGCTGGTTGTTCTCCTGGCTGCCTGCCCATCCGTCCGCGCCCTCCGGACGGCCCCGCTATCCGTAGACGATCCGCCGCAACTGCCGCAGGGACAGCGTCGGCGGGGCCACCGCGCGGTGGGGCAGCTCGTCCGCGATCCGCTCGAAGATCCCCTCGTTGGTCAGCCCGTGGGCGCGCAGCTCACGGTGCCGACGACGAACGAACTCCTCGGTGGTCTCGTCGAAATACGCCAACACATCGAGGACCACCCGTGCTGCTTCGCCACGCGTGAGCGTGCTGCTGCGCACCAGGTGGTCCACGAGGTCATCATGAGGCGTACGACGTTCGGGCACTCCTCGATAGTGCGGATCGTCGCCGACTTTCGCAACAATCCTGCCCGATATCGGGCAGGGACGTGTCGCAAACGCTGGAGAACGGCTAGAGCCGATCGATCATCGCCTTCTTGGCCGCGGTGAACTCCTCGTCCGTCAGCACCCCCGAACGGTGCAGCTCGCTCAACTCGCGCAGCCGGCGCAGGACGGTGTCGTGGTCGCCGGCCGGCGCCTCCCTCGTCTCGGCCGGGGCCTTCTCCAACTCGCGCAGCGTGGACGCCAGCGGATGCGGCAGCCGTGCCATCACCGCGGCGGCCAGCAGGGCGGACTCGGCGATGTCCTTGGCCATCTTCAGCCCCCAGAGCACCACGCTGTTGGGGTCGTGCGCCGGCTTCACGGCGGCGTGCGCCGCGCCCTTGGGCAGAAAGCGCACCGAACCGTTCTCCCAGCCGACGGGCGGGGTCCACTGCACGGCGGCCAGGTCGTCGAGGGCCAGGGTGCGCGGGCCTGCGCTCTTCTTGCTCTCCTCGGCGCCCCAGTTCCAGGAGATCCGCACCTCGTCCCCGTCGAAGACCACCTCGCCGTCGGAGGCGTGCAGGGTCAGCGGGACGCTCGGGCCCGGCAGCAGATAGCGGTCGCACGGACCGTTCTGCACCTGCTCGATCAGCAGGGCGTCCCGCACCGCCTCCACCAGGTACTCGGCGACCCCCGAGCGGTCCCCCCGCACCTCAAGCTGGTAGGGGTCGGCCGCGTCGGGGAGCTGGCCGCCGGTGGCCTGCACCAGGGGATCGGCGCCGCCGCGCAGCCGCAGCCGGAGCCGGCCGCTCTTGCGTCCCGACTCGTGGGAGATCGACGCCACGGCGGTGAGCGGCACCACCAGCTCGCCGAGCGAGGCACGCAACAGATGCACGCCCTTGCCGTGTCCGGGCACGATGCGCAGCACATCGCCCTCGAAGTACCAAGCGCCGGACGGTTGACTGATCTCTGCCATGGCGACCATGGTCCGATTCTCGCAGCCGCCCCCGGGCGGGATGCCAGAGAGTGTCCGTTCATCGGCCGGCTTTCCGACAGATCCGCCGACCAAATGGGATGCGCGGGTGGCGCGTTGGTATCGAGAATGCCCCATGCTGATCGATCACTGGCCGCTTCTGGGGCTTCGCCTCGACACGCCCCGCCTGCGGCTACGGCTGCCCGGGCCCGAGGAGCTGGCCGAGTTGGCCGACCTCGCCGCCGCCGGGCTGCACGATCCGGAGCTGATGCCGTTCAGCGTGCCCTGGAGCGACCTCCCACCGGCCGAACGTGCCCGTTCGGTGGTCCAACACCACTGGCGCAGGTTGGGAAACTGGACCCCGGACAACTGGCAGCTGAACCTCACGGTCTTCGAGGACGGACGGGCGGTGGGTCGCCAGTCCCTGTGGGCACGCGACTTCCGCAGCCTGCGGGAGGTGGCCACCGCCTCCTGGGTCGGCCGGGCACACCAGGGCCGGGGCATCGGCACCGAGATGCGCGCCGCCGTGCTCACGCTGGCCTTCGACGGGCTCGGCGCCGGGGACGCGGTCTCCGGCGCCTTCCAGGACAACCCGGCCTCGCACCGCGTCTCGACCAAGCTCGGCTATGTCGCGGACGGCGTGGAGCGCCAGCTGGTCCGCGGCCGGCCAGCCGTCATGCGGCGGGTCCGCCTGACCGCCGACCGCTGGCGCACCGTCGAGCACCACCGGGCCACCCTCACCGGACTCGCCCCCTGCCTCCCCCTCTTCGGCCTCCCCGCCCCTCAGCGCACGGAGCCGCCCGCCGGCTGATCCAGCAGCCGCACCACCCGGAAGCGTTCGACGACCACTTCGGTGGCGTCCGTCACCGCGAAGTCCGGCTGCCCCAGCTCGGCCCGCAGCTCCGCGCCCTGCCAGAACGCCTCGTGATCGGCCCGCCACTCGCCGACGGTGCGGTGCCCCTCCCCCTCGTCCCTGGCGTGGGCGAGGTCGATCTCGCCGAGCGGCACCACCCGGACCCCGGTGATCTCCAGCTCGGCCACCGCCCGACCGTCCGAGTCGATCAGCAGCTGCCGCTCACCGACCCGGGCGAGCGGCTCGTCGTCCCGCTGGTACTCCGCCAGCAGGCCGGTGGTGGCGACCTTCGACCCGCTGAGGACGGCGGCCACCAGCCGGTCCCGCAACGGGCCAGGGAAGCCCAGCAGAAAGTGCCTCACTTGTTCGCCTTGAGGTGGCGTGCGATCAGCATGCGCTGGACCTCGCTGGTGCCCTCGCCGATTTCGAGGATCTTGGCGTCGCGCCACATCCGGGCCACCGGGTACTCGTTCATGAAGCCGTAGCCGCCGTGGATCTGGGTGGCCTCGCGGGCGTTGGTCACCGCGATGTCCGAGGCGTGCAGCTTGGCCATCGCCGCCTCCGTCTTGAACGGCTCGCCGGCCAGCAGCCGGGAGGCCGCGTCGCGCCAGGCGATCCGCGCGGTGTACGCCCGGGTCGCCATGTCGGCCAGCTTGAACTCGATCACCTGGTTGTCGCCGATCGGCCGGCCGAAGGCCGTGCGGCTGGCGGCGTAGGAGAGGGACTCGTCCAGGCAGCCCTGCGCCAGGCCGGTGGCCAGGGCCGCGATCGCGATCCGGCCCTCGTCCAGGATGCTGAGGAACTGGGCATAGCCGCGGCCCTCCTCGCCCAGCAGATGCGACGCGGGGACGCGTACGTCGACGAAGGACAGCTCCCTGGTGTCCGAGGCGTTCCAGCCCACCTTGGAGTAGCCGGGCGCCACGGTGAGCCCGGGGGTGCCCGAGGGCACGACGATGGTGGAGATCAGCGGCGCCCCGTCCGGCTTGCGGCCCGTCACGGCGGTGACCGTGATCAGCCCGGTGATGTCGGTGCCGGAGTTGGTGATGAAGCTCTTGGTGCCGTTGATCACCCATTCCCCGTCGTCTCCGCCGTCCCGCCTGGCCGTGGTGCGGGTACCGCCCGCGTCCGAGCCGCAGTCCGGCTCGGTGAGGCCGAAGGCGCCCAGCGCCTCCCCCGAGCAGAGCCCGGGCAGCCAGCGCCGGCGCTGCTCCTCGGTGCCGAACCGGAAGATCGGCATGGCGCCGAGCGAGACGCCGGCCTCCAGCGTGATCGCCACCGAGGAGTCCACCCGGGCCAACTCCTCGATCGCCAGGCACAGCGCCAGGTAGTCGCCCCCCATCCCCCCGTACTCCTCGGGGAACGGCAGCCCGAAGAGGCCCATGCGGCCCATCTCGCGGACGATGTCGTAGGGGAACTCGTGGCGCTCGTAGAACTCGCCGATCTTGGGAGCCACCACATCGTGGGCGAACGCCTCGACGGTGCGGCGGAGTTCCTCGTGCTCGGGGGTGAGGCGGTGGTCGAGGGACATGGGTGACTCCTTTGTCAGAGGCTCAGGGCCGTCAGGGCTCCTTGTGGGAGAGCGCGGTGACCGTGCGCGAGGGGCTCGGCCGGCCGAGCCGGTCGGCGAGCCAGCGGCTGGTGGCGACGAGCCGGTCGAGATCGACGCCGGTCTCGATGCCGAGGCCCCGCAGCATCCACAGCAGGTCCTCGGTGGCGAGGTTGCCGGTGGCGCTGCGGGCGAACGGGCAGCCGCCGAGACCGCCGGCCGAGGCGTCGACGACGGTGACGCCGTGTTGGAGGGCGGCCAGGGTGTTGGCCAACGCCTGGCCGTAGGTGTCGTGGAAGTGGACGGCGAGACCGTCCGTCGGGAGCCCCGCGGCGTTCAGCGCGGTCAGCAGCTCGACGACGCGTCCCGGCGTCGCCACCCCGATGGTGTCGCCCAGGCTCAGCTCGCCACAGCCGAGCTCGCGCAGCCGCACCGCGACCTCGACCACCTGGGCGAGGGGGACCTCGCCCTCCCAGGGGTCGCCGAAGCACATCGACAGATAGCCGCGCACCGCGAGCCCCTCCGCGTTGGCGCGGGCCACCACGGGCGCGAACATGGCGAGCGACTCGGCCACCGTGCGGTTGAGGTTGGCCCGCGCGAAGGACTCGGTGACGGAGGCGAAGACGGCGACCCGCCGAGCGCCGAGCTCCAGCGCCCGCGCCAGCCCCCGTTCGTTGGGCACCAGCACCGGCAGCTGCGCGGGCAGCTCCCGCACCAGCGGGAACAGCTCCTCGGCGTCCGCCAGTTGGGGGACCCACTTCGGGTGGACGAAGCTGGTCGCCTCGACGGTGTCGAGGCCGGCGTCGACCAGCCGGCGGATGAACTCCGCCTTGACCTCGACCGGGATCACCCTCGACTCGTTCTGCAACCCGTCCCGGGGACCCACCTCGTGGATCCTGACCCGGGCGGGCAGGGTCGGTGCCGTCATGCCTTCTCCTTCGCCGCGTGCGGAGTGACCCGGGCCAGCGGTTGGTCCATCGCCACGGTGTCCCCGACGGACACCTCGCAGGCGGAGACCGTACCGTCGTGCGGGGCGACGATCGGGTGTTCCATCTTCATGGCCTCCACCACCAGCAGGCTCTGACCGGCCACCACCTCGTCGCCCACGGCGGCCTTGACCACCGTGACCGTGCCGGGCATGGGCGCGGTCAGGGACTCGGCGCCCGGCTCGCCCGCCGAGGCGCGGGAGAGCACCGGATCGTGCTCCCGCACCTGCCAGGCCGTGCCGTCGAGACCGAGCCAACGGCCGCCGGCGCCAGGGGCGTGCGTGAGACGTGACACGCGCCCCCCGTAGTCCAGGCGCGCGCTCCCCTCCTCCGCCGAGAGGAGCCGCGCCGGCACCTCGGGGCCCTCCCCGACGCGCGCCCGCCCCTCGCGCAGCCACACCGTCACCGGCTCGCCGCCCTGGGCCCGCAGCCGATGCGGGACCTCGGCCGGCGCGCCGCCGAGACGCCAGCCGGAGGGCGCGGAGAACGGATCGGTCCAGCCGTCGGCGCGCGGCGCGGGGGCCAGCTCCCGCTGCCGCAGCAGGGCGGCGGCGACATACACCTCGTCGGGCACCTCGTCGCCCACCAGATCGCCGGCGCAGGCGTCGACCAGACCGGTGTCCAACGCCCCGGAGACCACCCTCGGGTGGTCCAACAGGGCCCGCAGGAAACCGGTGTTGGTGTCCACGCCCAGCACGGTGGTGTCGGCCAGCGCGGCGCGCAGCCGGCGCAGCGCGGTGGGCCGGTCGGGGCCGTGCGCGACGACCTTGGCGAGCAGCGGATCGTAGTGCGCGCTGACCTCGGTGCCCTCGGCGATCCCCGAGTCCACCCTGATCCCCTCGCCGGCCGGCTCCCGCAGCAGCAGCACGGGCCCGGACGAGGGCAGGAAGTCCACCCGGCGCGCCCCGTCCACCTCCGTGACCCGGGCGCTCTCGGCGCAGATCCTGGCCTCCACGGCATGGCCGGCGAACGTGATCTCGTCCTGCCGGAACGGCAGTTCCTCACCGGCCGCGATCCGCAGCTGCCACTCCACCAGATCGAGCCCGGTGATCAGCTCGGTGACCGGATGCTCGACCTGGAGCCGGGTGTTCATCTCCATGAAGTAGTGCTCGGCGCCCACCCCGTGGCCGGCGACGATGAACTCCACGGTGCCCGCGCCCCGGTAGCCGCAGGCCTCGGCGGCCCGCGCCGCCGCCCGGCCCATCGCCGCCCGCGTCTCCGCGTCCAGCAGCGGGCTGGGCGCCTCCTCGACGATCTTCTGGTGCCGGCGCTGCAACGAACACTCGCGCTCCCCCAGATGGAGGACGCGCCCCCGGTCGTCCGCCAGAATCTGGATCTCGATATGGCGCGGCCGGTCGATCCAGCGCTCCACCAGCAACGTGTCGTCGCCGAAGGCGGCCAGCGCGGCCCGCTGGGCGGCGGCGATCTCGTCGGGCAGCAGCGCGGCGTCCCTGACCAGCCGCATCCCCTTGCCGCCGCCGCCAGCCGAGGGCTTGAGCAGCACCGGCATCCCCAACGCGACGGCGGCCGACGCCAGGTCGGCGCCGTGCCCGCCGGGCACCACGGGGACGCCGGCGGCGCGGACGGCGTCCTTGGCGCGGATCTTGTCGCCCATCACCTCGATCGCCTCGGCCGGCGGGCCGACGAAGACAAGACCGGCCTCGGTGACCGCGCGGGCGAAGGCCGCGTTCTCGGCGAGGAAGCCGTAGCCGGGGTGCACGGCCTGGGCGCCGCCGCGCTCGGCCGCCGCGAGCAGCCGGGCCACGTCGAGATAGCTCTCGGCCGCCGGCGCCGGGCCGAGGCGCACCGCGCTGTCCGCCTCGGCCACATGGCGCGCGTCGGCGTCCGCGTCGCTGTACACGGCGACGGAGGTCAGGCCGAGGCGGCGCAGCGTGCGGATGATCCGCACGGCGATCTCACCCCGGTTGGCCACCAGCACCGTGTCGAATGCCGTCCCTCGGGTCATGGCCCGCCCCCTACATCCTGAAGACGCCGTACCCGGCGTCGGCCAGTGGCGCGTTGGCGCAGGTGGTGAGCGCCAACCCGAGCACCGTCCTGGTCTCGGTCGGATCGATCACGCCGTCGTCCCAGAGCCGCGCGGTGGCGTAGTAGGCGTCGCCCTGGGCCTCGTAGCGCTCCCTGATCGGCGCCCTGAACGCCTCCTCGTCGTCCGTCGGCCACTCCTGGCCGGCCGCGGCCAGCTGGTCGCGTTTGACGGTGGCCAGCACCGCCGCCGCCTGCTCGCCGCCCATCACGGAGATCTTGGCGCCCGGCCACATCCACAGGAAGCGGGGGGAGTAGGCCCGGCCGCACATCGAGTAGTTGCCCGCGCCGTAGGAGCCGCCGATGACCACCGTCAGCTTGGGCACCCGGGCGCAGGCCACGGCGGTGACCATCTTGGCGCCGTGCTTGGCGATGCCGCCCGCCTCGTAGGCCCGGCCCACCATGAACCCGGAGATGTTCTGGAGGAAGAGCAGCGGGATGCCCCGCTGGTCGCAGAGCTGGATGAAGTGGGCGCCCTTCTGCGCCGACTCGGAGAACAGGATGCCGTTGTTGGCCACGATGCCGACGGGATGGCCGTGCAGCCGGGCGAACCCCGTCACCAGCGTGCCGCCGAACTCGGCCTTGAACTCCTGGAACCGCGAGCCGTCGACCAGCCGCGCGATGACCTCGCGCACGTCGTAGGGGGTGCGGGGATCGGCCGGCACCACCCCGTAGAGGCCCGCCGGGTCCACCGCGGGCTCCTCGACCGGCGCGACCTGCCAGGGCAGCGGCCCGCGCGCGGGCAGGGTGGCGACGATGGTGCGCACGATGCGGAGCGCGTGGGCGTCGTCCTCGGCCAGATGGTCGGTCACGCCGGAGGCGCGCGCGTGCACCTCGCCGCCGCCCAGCTCCTCGGCCGTGACCACCTCGCCGGTGGCCGCCTTCACCAGCGGAGGGCCGCCCAGGAAGATCGTGCCCTGACCGCGCACGATGACCGCCTCGTCGCTCATCGCGGGAACATAGGCGCCGCCCGCCGTACAGGAACCGAGCACGGCGGCGATCTGCGGAATGCCCTCGGCGGACATGCGGGCCTGGTGGTAGAAGATGCGCCCGAAGTGGTCGCGGTCGGGGAAGACCTCGTCCTGCATCGGCAGGAAGGCGCCGCCCGAGTCCACCAGATAGAGGCAGGGCAGGCGGTTCTCCAGCGCGACCTCCTGGGCGCGCAGATGCTTCTTGACCGTCATCGGGTAGTACGTGCCGCCCTTGACCGTCGCGTCGTTGGCGACGATCATCACCTCCCGCCCGCTGACCCGGCCCACCCCGGCGATCACCCCGGCGGCGGGGGCCTGCCCGTCGTAGAGGCCTTCGGCCGCCAGGGGGGCCAGTTCGAGGAAGGGGGAGCCGGGGTCGAGCAGGGCGTCCACCCGGTCCCGTGGGAGCAGCTTGCCGCGCGCCAGATGGCGTGCGCGGGCGCGCTCCCCGCCGCCCAGGCGGGCCGTGGCCAGCCTCTCGCGCAGTCGGGCGGCGCGTTCTCGATGGACCGCCTCGTTGGCGGAGAACGCGTCGGAGGTCGGATCGGAGGTGCTGCTCAGCGTCGGTGCCTGCCGCATAGCCGCCAGGTTAACGTCCGCTAACCACCGTGTCTACAATACCTTTATGGGCATGCACGCTACGTCCAGTTCGTCAGCCTCCCCTGGCGCTTCGGGATCGCCGGCCCCCTCGCGCCGTGAGCAGATCCTCCAGGAGGCGTCACGGCTGTTCGCCGCGCACGGCTTCCACGGCGTGGGGGTGGACGAGATAGGCGCCGCCGTGGGCATCAGCGGCCCCGCGCTCTACCGCCACTTCGCCGGCAAGGACGCGATGCTCACCGAACTGCTGGTGGGCATCAGCACCCGGCTCCGCGACGGCGGCCGGCACCGCGTCGCCGAGGCCAGGGCGGCGGGGCAGCCGCCCTCGGCGGCCCTGGAGTCGCTGATCGCGGGCCATATCGACTTCGCCCTCGACGACCGGGCGCTGATCACCCTGCACGACCGCGAGCTGGACCGACTGCCGGAGGCGGACCGCAAACGGGTGCGGCAGCTGCAACGGCAGTACGTGGAGCTGTGGGTCGAGGTGCTGCGCGAGGTGCGGCCCGAGCTGGCTCCGGAGCGGGCCCTGGCCTCCGTGCACGCCGTCTTCGGCCTGCTCAACTCCACCCGACACCTCTCCCGCCCCAGCGCGCTGCCCAGCCGGGCCGAGACCGCGGAACTACTCCGCCGCCTCGCCCTCGCCGCCTTCACCGCCGCCTGACCGGACCACCGCCGACGCCTGACCGGACCACCGCCGGCGGCGCGCAGCGCGACCGGAAGAGGGCTCTCAGCGCCGTGAGAGTGCCGCTCGCGCCGCCCTCCTCGCCGCCGGGCAGGTTCCCGGGGGCGGACGGTGATCTGCCCTTCCTGCGGCACATACGCGTCGGTCAGCGAGTTGAACAGGGACGTCTTGCCGGCCCCGCAGGGTCCGCCGGCGCGCGGGACCGGACCACCGCCAGCGGCGCGCAGCGCGACCGCTTGTCCCGAGCGCTTGCCCGGCCCGGGAGCCCCCGAGCCTCGGCAGCCGCCAGCGCCGGCCGAACACCCGCCCGGCAGGGGCTCCGCCGGGCCGGGGCCAGGCGAACCCGACCGTTCAGCGCACCAGAGCACGCACCTGGCCCGAGCCACCACCCGCCCGGCCCCCCAGGCTCCGCCGGGCGGACCACCGCCGGCGGCGCGCAGCGCGACCGGAAGAGGGCTCTCAGCGCCGTGAGAGTGCCGCTCGCGCCGCCCTCCTCGCCGCCGGGCAGGTTCCCGCGGGGGCGGACGGTGATCTTCCCTTCCTGCGGCACATACGCGTCGGTCAGCGAGTTGAACAGGGACGTCTTGCCGGCCCCGCAGGGTCCGCCGGCGCGGGACCGGGCCACCGCCGGCGGCGCGCAGCGCGACCGCTTGTCCCGAGCGCTTGCCCGGCCCGGGTGCCCCCGAGCCTCGGCAGCCGCCAACACCGGCCGAACACCCGCCCGGCAGGGGCTCCGCCGGGCCGGGGCCAGGCGAACCCGACCGTTCAGCGCACCAGAGCACGCACCTGGCCCGAGCCACCACCCGCCCGGCAGGGGCTCCGCCGGGCGGGTTAACGTCGCCAAGCCCCGGCCGGTCAGGCCGTCAGCTCCTGGACCAGGGCGTCACGGAGGCGAGCCGCGCGGCCGGCCACCTCCTCGGGACCGAGCTCGATCGCCCGCGTGCACCAGGCGCCGCCCTCGGCGAGATCCCCGCGCCGCGAGGCCAGCAGCGCCAGCCGCAGCGCGGCGCGGCCGTGCCCGGCCTCCGCCGCCCGCCGCCACCAGAGCGCGGCCTCCGGCTCGCTGCCCTCGCGGGCCAGCAGCAACCCGAGGTTGAACGCCCCGTTGGGGCTGCCGGCCTCGGCCGCCTCCCGATACCAGTGCGCGGCGGTGGTCACGTCGTCGCGACTCGCCGCGCACATGCCCAGCCGCACCTGCGCCCTGCGATGCCCCTGCTCGGCCGCCGCGGCGTACCAGCGCTCGTACTCGGGCGGCTCACCGCCCGGCTCGGGCGCCGCCGCGTCCCGCTCCAGCAACACCGCCATCCGGAACGCGCCCTCGACGCTGCCCCCCTCGGCGGCCTGCCGCAGCCACTTCTCCGCCAGCCCCTGCTCCTCCTCCGTCGTGCCGGACCGCAGCAGCCCGACGGCCAGTTGCAGCGCGGCCTCCGCGTGCCCCGCCTCGGCGGCCCGCCGGTACCAGCGCTCGGCGGCCTCCGGCTGATCCCGCCCCGCGTGCAGGATGCCCAGGTTGAACGCGGCGTCCACGCTGCCGGCCTCGGCCGCCTTGGAGAACCACGGCTCCGCGCCGTCCGCGTCGCCACGCTGCAACAGCAGCACGGCCAACGCGTTGGCCGCCTCCCGATGCCCCGCGTAGGCGGCGCGGCGGTACCACTGCTCGGCCTGCGCGCTGCGGCCCTGACCCGAGCTCAGCAGCGCGAGGTTGAAGGCGCCGTTGATATCGCCGGCCTCGACCGCGGCGCGGTACCAGCGCTGCGCCTCCTGCCGCTCGCCACGCTCCGCGTAGAGCGCGCCCAGCGCGTTGGCCGCGGGGCCGTCGCCGTCCTGGGCCGCGCTCAGCCACCACTGCTCGGCGCTGGTCTCGTCGCCCGAGTCCCGGAGCAGGAAGCCCAGCGCGCTGGCCGCCCGCACCTCGCCCGCCTCGGCGGCCTCCAGATACCAGCGGCCGGCCTCCGCCGCCGCACCGCGCCGCTCCAGCAGCGCCCCGAGCCGCAGCGCGGCCCTGCGGTGGCCGCGCGCGGCCGACTGCCGGAACCAGGGCTCGGCCGCCGTCTCGTCCTGACGGGCCAGCAGGCAGGCGTGGCGGTAGGCGCCCTCGCGGTGGCCGCGCTCGGCCGCCTTCAGGAACCAGGCGGGCGCGTCCTCGTGCCCCCGGTGGTCGAGCAGGTCGGCCAGCGCGTAGGCGCCGGACGCGTGCCCGGACTCGGCCGCGTGGCGCAGCCAGAACTCGGCAGCCGCCTCGTCGCCGCGCTCCCGGCAGAACCGGCCGAGCGCGTGCGCCGCCGGCGCGGAGCCGCCGACCGCCGCGATCCGCCACCACTCGGCGGCCTCGCCGGAACGCCCGGACTGATGCAGCAACACCCCCAGATTGTTGGCGGCCGACCGCTCGCCGTCCGCCGCCGCTTCGCGCAGCGGCCCCTCGGCACCGTCCAGGTCGCCGAGAAGCAGCAGCCGCGCGCCCTCCTGAGCGGCGGCTCGACTGCTCCCGAACCTGGCCTTGTCCCCCATAAGGTCCATAGTCGCACCACCTGAAACCTGCGTACACCTGGTATACCGCAGCCAGTGAAGTCACTTCAGCGGTTTATCGACTTCCCGATATGGAAACACCCAAACGCCGTTGGCCAGGGCGAGTTATCGAGAATCGTGTCGCAGTATGGCCCCTCCCACTGACAGTGCCGGCCAGCGCCATCCGGGCCAACGGCCGAACACACGCCCAGGGTTGACGTCCCGTCCGCTCCGTAGCGGACCGGACGGGCGGCGGCGGACCGTCAGGGAACGGCCGAGGGCCCGGCGCCGTCCCCGGCGTCGGGCCCTCGGATGTCGAACCTCCTGGGACGCTGTGAACGTCCCCCTGATGGCTAGGAGTTGGCGTCAGCCGGCTCCTCGTCCGGCGGCGTCTCCTCCTCCTCGTTGCGCGCGGCGTCCTCCTGCTGCATCCGCTCCAGCGCCTCCTCAAGGCGGCCCTGCGCGTCGCCGAACGCCTCCCAGTCGCCGTTCTGTAGCGCCTCCTGGCTGTCGT
This region includes:
- a CDS encoding GNAT family N-acetyltransferase, which codes for MLIDHWPLLGLRLDTPRLRLRLPGPEELAELADLAAAGLHDPELMPFSVPWSDLPPAERARSVVQHHWRRLGNWTPDNWQLNLTVFEDGRAVGRQSLWARDFRSLREVATASWVGRAHQGRGIGTEMRAAVLTLAFDGLGAGDAVSGAFQDNPASHRVSTKLGYVADGVERQLVRGRPAVMRRVRLTADRWRTVEHHRATLTGLAPCLPLFGLPAPQRTEPPAG
- a CDS encoding ASCH domain-containing protein, translated to MRHFLLGFPGPLRDRLVAAVLSGSKVATTGLLAEYQRDDEPLARVGERQLLIDSDGRAVAELEITGVRVVPLGEIDLAHARDEGEGHRTVGEWRADHEAFWQGAELRAELGQPDFAVTDATEVVVERFRVVRLLDQPAGGSVR
- a CDS encoding DUF4429 domain-containing protein is translated as MAEISQPSGAWYFEGDVLRIVPGHGKGVHLLRASLGELVVPLTAVASISHESGRKSGRLRLRLRGGADPLVQATGGQLPDAADPYQLEVRGDRSGVAEYLVEAVRDALLIEQVQNGPCDRYLLPGPSVPLTLHASDGEVVFDGDEVRISWNWGAEESKKSAGPRTLALDDLAAVQWTPPVGWENGSVRFLPKGAAHAAVKPAHDPNSVVLWGLKMAKDIAESALLAAAVMARLPHPLASTLRELEKAPAETREAPAGDHDTVLRRLRELSELHRSGVLTDEEFTAAKKAMIDRL
- a CDS encoding acyl-CoA dehydrogenase family protein codes for the protein MSLDHRLTPEHEELRRTVEAFAHDVVAPKIGEFYERHEFPYDIVREMGRMGLFGLPFPEEYGGMGGDYLALCLAIEELARVDSSVAITLEAGVSLGAMPIFRFGTEEQRRRWLPGLCSGEALGAFGLTEPDCGSDAGGTRTTARRDGGDDGEWVINGTKSFITNSGTDITGLITVTAVTGRKPDGAPLISTIVVPSGTPGLTVAPGYSKVGWNASDTRELSFVDVRVPASHLLGEEGRGYAQFLSILDEGRIAIAALATGLAQGCLDESLSYAASRTAFGRPIGDNQVIEFKLADMATRAYTARIAWRDAASRLLAGEPFKTEAAMAKLHASDIAVTNAREATQIHGGYGFMNEYPVARMWRDAKILEIGEGTSEVQRMLIARHLKANK
- a CDS encoding acetyl/propionyl/methylcrotonyl-CoA carboxylase subunit alpha, giving the protein MTRGTAFDTVLVANRGEIAVRIIRTLRRLGLTSVAVYSDADADARHVAEADSAVRLGPAPAAESYLDVARLLAAAERGGAQAVHPGYGFLAENAAFARAVTEAGLVFVGPPAEAIEVMGDKIRAKDAVRAAGVPVVPGGHGADLASAAVALGMPVLLKPSAGGGGKGMRLVRDAALLPDEIAAAQRAALAAFGDDTLLVERWIDRPRHIEIQILADDRGRVLHLGERECSLQRRHQKIVEEAPSPLLDAETRAAMGRAAARAAEACGYRGAGTVEFIVAGHGVGAEHYFMEMNTRLQVEHPVTELITGLDLVEWQLRIAAGEELPFRQDEITFAGHAVEARICAESARVTEVDGARRVDFLPSSGPVLLLREPAGEGIRVDSGIAEGTEVSAHYDPLLAKVVAHGPDRPTALRRLRAALADTTVLGVDTNTGFLRALLDHPRVVSGALDTGLVDACAGDLVGDEVPDEVYVAAALLRQRELAPAPRADGWTDPFSAPSGWRLGGAPAEVPHRLRAQGGEPVTVWLREGRARVGEGPEVPARLLSAEEGSARLDYGGRVSRLTHAPGAGGRWLGLDGTAWQVREHDPVLSRASAGEPGAESLTAPMPGTVTVVKAAVGDEVVAGQSLLVVEAMKMEHPIVAPHDGTVSACEVSVGDTVAMDQPLARVTPHAAKEKA
- a CDS encoding hydroxymethylglutaryl-CoA lyase; its protein translation is MTAPTLPARVRIHEVGPRDGLQNESRVIPVEVKAEFIRRLVDAGLDTVEATSFVHPKWVPQLADAEELFPLVRELPAQLPVLVPNERGLARALELGARRVAVFASVTESFARANLNRTVAESLAMFAPVVARANAEGLAVRGYLSMCFGDPWEGEVPLAQVVEVAVRLRELGCGELSLGDTIGVATPGRVVELLTALNAAGLPTDGLAVHFHDTYGQALANTLAALQHGVTVVDASAGGLGGCPFARSATGNLATEDLLWMLRGLGIETGVDLDRLVATSRWLADRLGRPSPSRTVTALSHKEP
- the glmS gene encoding glutamine--fructose-6-phosphate transaminase (isomerizing) yields the protein MCGIVGYIGKRDVAPLLLEGLQRLEYRGYDSAGIAIHSSGKGGGLKTTKAAGRVRELEQRLPARFAGTAGIAHTRWATHGAPNDTNAHPHLDGAGQVAVVHNGIIDNSAELRAKLAADGIPLASDTDTEVLAHLIARAQAATLEEKVREALRYVEGTYGIAVLHAEFPDRIVVARNGSPVVLGIGEKEMFVASDVAALVSHTRQVITLDDGEMATLKADDYRTYTTDGSRTAAAPTTVEWEAESYDMGGHDTYMHKEIAEQPDAVDRVLRGRIDDRFATVRLGGLNLDARAARGVRRVKILGCGSAYHAGLIGAQLIEELARIPADAEPASEFRYRNAVVDPDTLYIATSQSGETYDTLAAVQELKRKGAMVLGVVNVVGSAIARETDGGVYVHAGPEVCVVSTKCFTNTAVAFALLALHLGRIRDLSVADGRRIIEGLRKLPEQIGEVLKEEARIAELARDIAGSKSMMFVGRVRGFPVAKEASLKLKEVSYIHAEAYPASELKHGPLALIEPAVPTVAIIPNDELLEKNRATLEEIKARSGRILAVAHEEQAKADDTIVVPRNEPELDPVLMGIPLQLLAYHTALALGRDIDKPRNLAKSVTVE